The Dyadobacter sp. 676 DNA window AGGGAATGTCAGGCAGCGGTCGAATGTCCGTATCGAACGTTCCAAGCTGAATGCGGTACAGGTTTCCACAGATCAGGTGCTTGTTGACGTACAGGAAGGATATCAGTCCGAGTTACACCGTATAGAAAGGGGCGGCGGCATCGACAGCTCCACAGTTTATCAGAGAAGGGTGATCAAGCTGCCTTCTCTGTACACGGAGACATATTTTGACACTACCTCAGTGTATGATTCCAACAGGGCTTTCCGATATAGTAAGTACAAGCAGTTGTACGCATTGCGCGACGGCAGTTACCTGGTCAACCGCCAAACGAATGCAAACAGTGGCGGGCTTTTTTTCTCGAACACTTATAAAATAAAGTCGGATGGCTCGGTGGATGAACGCTTTCTCCGTGACAGCGCATCGACGTCTCCGTTACCGGGCGATTTCTTTCTTGTAAAAGCGTGGTCGCCCGGCCTTATTCCACATCCGGTGAGGTTTATTATCAATGGCGAGGGGCAAAAGGTCGATCCAATGAACGCGTTTCAGGCCGCAGCATTAGGTGAAAATTTCATGGCCTGCCACGAGCTGAAAGATGGAAGCGTACTCACCGTAACACGGCATATGCCAAGCCGTCGGCTGGTTATTAGCCGATTTACCGCGAACGGACTGCCCGATCCCGGTTTTAATCCCATTGAAATGGCGTCGGATGCTGTCTTAGATTTAAAGGCGGTCTACGAGGACGGCAGATTACTGGTTTTTCAGGACCGGGTTTTAAAACGGTTCAAATCCAATGGCCGGCCGGATGATTCGTTCGAGCCCATTCCATTTAAAGCGGAAGACTCGTTCAGCGCATTTATCCAGCCCGACCAGAAAATCCTTGTCTGGGGCCGTTTCAACCAAGTGGCTGGTTACCTGCCCGATGCGAAAATGATGCGCTTCCAGGCAGACGGGACGCCTGATGCCGCTTTCAGAATGTCGAAGCATATTAATCCTGAACTTATCACGAGTGTCCATCCATTGTCGGCGGAAGCAATGCTGGTTATTTACAAGGGGCGTCTGGAACGGCTGATACTGGGCGACCCTCCGCAAGGGCCGGGAGAGGAAGGAAATGAGGGAGGACGCCTGACCGTAACCGCCTGGCCGAATCCGGGCGACGGGGCATTCGAGCTGGAATTGCCCCGTCGCCTGCAAGGCGGGGTGGTTGAGGTGTTCGACGGCTCCGGCCGTAGTGTGCCGTTTATCCGTTTGGGTACGGGCTTCCAGGTTATTTATCCCAAAGCCGGACTTTTGCTGGTGAGGGTCCGGAAGGACGGTAAATCAGCTGGTACGAAATTGTTGGTAAGGTAGAGTCAGTTGGTTAAGTCGTTTGCAAACCGTTTACTAATTTCGGTAACCGGTTAATTGATAGTGTTTTAATTCCGCCCGGCGGCGATTTTATTTTGTGCTGAAAATCAAATCGATACAAAAATGGAATGGACGATTAGCATGTGGGCTGGACTGGTGCAGGTCGGAATTGCGGTGGCGATTGCGGCAATGGGTATCCGGGTCTTGCTAGAACTGCGGAAAACGGAATTAACCGAGCAACCCGCTGAATAAAGGGGGTACGAAAAGAGCAATTGAAATTTGGGAAGCTTTGTTAAGGAGCTCAATACGTAAGAAGGTCCGTAATGCGAATTGCGGGCCCTTCTTTTTTTGCATTTGCAGGCCGGCACCGGGGTGAGTAAATGCCGGAGGTATATTACTTATTGAGGTCGGGGGGGCTGTTCCTACAAATGATTTATGCCGGACCGGTTGCCGAAATAGCCGTGCTTTGCCCTATATTTTCCTAAACCATATGAACCGATCATCTTCTCTCAGCCGCAGGGATTTTCTGGCCGCTGCTTCGGCAGGCATCGCGTTACCGTTAATCCAGCCTTTGAATGCGCTGGCAAAAGCCGAGCCGCTATTTTCATTCTCCACACTGGCTTGCCCCAAGTGGGATTGGGCGACGATCGTCAGACACGCGGCCGGTAACGGCTACCATGGGATCGAGATCCGCGGAGTGCTCGATTGCATGGATTTGCCCAAATGCAGCGATTTCGATAGCCCGCAAAGCATTGGCCGGTCACGTAAAATGGCCGAGGACAAGGGGTTAAGGATCGTCGACCTGGGCTCGTCGGCGGCATTGCACATGGCTGATCCGGCGGTGCGGGCAAAAAATCTCGACGAAGCCAGGCGGTTCATCGATCTGGCACAACAGCTGAATTGCCCCTACGTCCGCGTTTTTCCCAACGATTTACCCAAAGACCAGGAGGTGGATAAAACCGTGGAGCTGATCAGCACCGGATTGCTGGAACTGGGCGATTATGCCAAAAATACGTCCGTTACCGTACTGCTCGAATCGCATGGCGATGTGACTGGCAAAGATATTCTCGCGGCGATAATGGGCAAGGCGGAGCACAGACATGTAGGGCTTATCTGGGATATTTTCAATATGTGGTCCGTGACGAAGGAGCCGCCGAAAGAAGTTTATGCCAGATTAAAGAAATATATCCGTCACACCCACATCAAAGACGGCCTGCTGAAAGACGGCAAGATCGCGTACGTGCAGGTGGGCAAGGGCGAGGGACCGTTGCGGGAGGCGATCGATGCCCTTGTAAAGGACAATTACAAGGGCTATTACAGTTTCGAATGGGAGAAAAGGTGGCATCCCGAAATCGAAGATCCTGAAATCGTCATCCCGGCTTATCCACGCCTCATGCGGCAATATTTTTAATCATATTTCATCTCGATCGCTTTGATTTCGCTAGTCCCCGACGGCGGGCCGGTTACGTTAATCCCTACTCTCGGGGCACGGTCCCAGCGCGGAAGCCACGGCGCCTCCATTTGCACGGAGCTGGTGAGCGAATCGATTTTCTGGCCTTTTACGGCCCAGCTGAATGTGTAGAACCGGCCGAAGCGGCTCTGCAATTCGAGCCTGATATGCTTGTATTTGTCGGGAATTTCCTGGGTTTTGAGAGTTTCGTAAACGCCATCTTTCACTTGCCACAGTTCGACACGGTTTTGGCCCACACCATATCCGACCGCATTCTGCGCATCGCCATAGAGGACGATATTCTGAAAAACATCGTCCTTGGCCACCAACTCGGTAGCGAAGGTGTAGTTGCCTTTTTTAACCGTATGCCCCAAAAAGTTGCCCGTTCTGGCCGCATTTTCACATTCTATTTCCAGGGAAGTGTGTTTCAGGGAAAATTTCGGCTTGGGCAACCCGGCGTCGAAGACCCACGGAAGGCTGAGGGTATCCCGGTCGTAATTGACGGAGAAGCTAAGCATATCCCGCCCGGATGTGCCTGCGCCCGCGGGGGACTCAGCTTGCGCGGGCGGTGTTTTGCCGTATCGAAATGCAGGCCATTTGGTAGTTTCGTCCCATACCAGTTCGCTCAGCACGCCTTGCCGGCCGGCGAACGTGAAGTCGGTACCGTTGTAGGCATGATGCAGGTAAAAATAGCGGCGGTCGGGCGTTACCACTACGGTGCCGTGTCCGGGACATTTCCAGGTCTCGTCCCCGAAAAGCACCGGGTTTCCCAAATACCTGACCCACGGACCTTGCAGTTTTTCAGCCCGCGCAAGCCCGACCTGGTAGTCGCAGCGGTCGCCGCAGCAAGCATTACCGGAATAGAGCATATACCAGAAATCGCCTCTTTTGAAAATAGCCTGGCCCTCGGCCCCGCCCGCTTCCCAGCCTGTCGGGTCGGCTTTGAGCAGGCTGAATTCTTTCCCCGTCACTTTGAGGCCGTCCGGCGAGAGCTCGGCACCCAGCAGCTCGATGCCCCTGTTTTTATCAAGCCCGTATGCTTTCCAGGTAATGAATAGCTTGCCTTTGTCTTCTACTACAAATGCGTCGATAGCTTCCTTCGTCCACTCGACGATCACGCCGTGATCCTTGAACCCTTTGGTGATGTCTTTGGTGGTGGCCACGCCGATCATCGACTGCCTGTCCGACTTCCTCCGTGCCGTATAATATACATAGAAAGTCCCGTTCCGGAAAAACAGCTCCGGCGCCCAGTAGCTGCCCATGGTCCATTTGGGTAGTTCGGTAAACACCGGGCCGACGTACTTCCAGTTAACCAGGTCTTTAGAGCTATAAATAGGGTAGGCTGGTCCCCATTCCGACGAGGTACCGGCTGCAAAGTAGGTATCCCCGACACGGATCACCGACGGATCGGCGAAATCGCCCGCTATGACCGGATTGCGGTAAGTGACAACCGGGGCCGGGGCAGGCCGCTGCGCCATTATGCTGGTGGTAAAAAGGAAGATCAGCAGGGATATGCCGGGAAATTTCATCGTAATACGGATTGATGGAACTGCGAATAAAGGGATTTAATTCGGGATAAGAAACCCACCGGTGTAATGGAAAATGCTGCCATTCCAACGCGCCGATGGTTGAAATGATGCGGAATAATTAGAATATTGCAATTTTACCAACCGATGGACTATTTGAAGACCTTCCTCGAAATTACCGGCTGCCTCGTGGTGCTGATGTCGCTCATTCCGCTGATTCGTAACGATTACTGGACATTCCGGGTTTTCGAGTATCCCAGGTTACAGAAACTTGTGCTCAGCGTGGCGGTTGCCGGGATGTATCTAAGCCTGTTTTTTTCAACAGAGGTAAGGACGCTACTGTTTTCGGGAGCATTTGTCTTGAACAGCATCTACCTCTGCTACCTGATTTATCCTTTCACGCCTGTCGCGCGGAAGGTGATCCTACCCGCAGAGATGCATTTGCCCGAAAACCGGATATCGATATTGTCTTCCAATGTTTTGCAGGATAACAAGAATACCGCCGGCTGCCTGAACCTGATCCGAAAATACGATCCGGACATTGTGCTGTTGCTCGAAACCGACGGTTTCTGGTATGAAAGCACATTGGTTTTGCGTGACAGTTATCCTTATCAAATGACCGTTCCGCTGGAGAATACCTACGGCATGCTGCTTTATTCGAGGCTGGTGCTTTCGGAAACGGAGGTCCGTTACCTTGTAGATGAGGAAATCCCGTCGATCAAGACCCTGGTAACCTTGCCTTCCGGCCAGAAAGTGCAGTTGTTTTGCGTGCACCCGACGCCGCCCGTGCCGGGAGAAAACCTGTATTCCACGGAGCGCGACAAGGAATTGCTGCTCATTGCAAAGGAGGTGAAGGCAAATCGGTGGCCTTGCATTGTGGTGGGCGATCTGAACGACGTCGCGTGGTCATATACCACGGATCTTTTTACCAAAATCAGCGGCCTGCTCGACCCGCGCATCGGCCGGGGATTTTATAACACCTTTCATGCGGGAATTCCGGTGCTTCGCTTTCCGCTCGACCATGTGTTTTGTTCTACGGATTTCAAGCTCGTTGGACTGGCCCGACTTGAAAATTTCTCCTCGGACCATTTTCCGATCCTTCTTTCATTGCAGTATGAACCCACTGCGGCTTCCAGGCAGCAAGAGCCCGAAGCGGAACCGGAGGATATCGAAGTGGCCAATGAAAAAATCTCTAAAGAAGTACCGGAGTAATCAAGTCCTCAGTTAAAAGCGGACTTGCCGGCGCAGCTGGTACCAGCCGGCATCAGGGCATTGAAGCTGCCGCTTGCCGGCCGGGTGGTGAAAGCGCCCCGCCCCCCCGGAAAACACCTGGTTTTATATTCACGTGTTTACACGCTTACGCGCGCCTCCGCGTTTGCGCAATTTTGTCGTGTCTATCATGAACAACGGTTGCTGGTGTCAACGTGTCAAAAGCTTTTCGGGATTTTGGGCACTACCGCACTTCATCGGCAAGCTAAAAACCAAAACCTGGCCGCTAAATCGAAGTTATACTACTTTTTATGGTAATTAGTTACAACTCTACCCTTCGCTAGGTATATTGCTTTTCTGTTATGCCGGGATTTTCCGACGTGACGGAAAGGCAATTACCTGTTGTTTAAACTCTTTAATCTCAGCGAGCATGTCAAAATTTATCAGTGATGAACTATATGCCAAATGGGTGGCCCAATGGCAGGCATTGGAGCACAGCCGTGAACCTTTCGGCTTTTTTAAATCCGGGAGCAAGCTCCTGCTAGGCGATTTCTTCGATGGCGACGACTTCGAAACCCTCGTTTCCACGCCGGGCATCAACGTCATAAAAGTACGTTTCGGGTTCGATACGGAGCAGCAACAATTCAAGCTTGTGCTATTCGGCGTCGATAATGCCGGACAGATCATCACTCCTTACTATGCACACACTCCGGCCGATTTCCGGGAGCAGGGCGACGACGGCCCGGGTGGCAATGTGCCCGATGTGCTGGCCCGGCAATGGAAAAGGTATTGGGTTGAAAAAGGCCACGCGAACGATATCACGAGTCCGTTGTTCCGCAGCCAGTACGGGTTTCTGAACGGCTACAATTATCCGGTGAAAGAGTTGCTGAGCGCGCTTTTCAAATACAAAATAATGCCGAGGATATACATAAGTTTTGTTCTGCACCGGTACTTTCCGGTCGTGGGCGACGGTTCGGCCAGGGATTTGGGGGCGTCGTATACATTCGGCTTGCTGTTTCAGGCGATCCCCGCGCAGGAAGGCGATAAAAGCGGTGTGCTGGGTACCGATGCCGACAGCGGGTATTACGATTTGAGTGCTCCCTGCCCCCGCACCTGCTAGGTCGGAAGGTGTTCAAATCAAATGCGTCAAACGGAAGTAAATCGTAGCTTCCGGTTGACGCATTTGATTATCGGGCAGTCACTACCGCAGCCAGTTTCACCGGTCCGAGCAAGCCGCTCGGCTGCAAGGGTGAATCCGCTTTATAGAACGGCATCGTGGTGTACGTAATTTTGTTCGTCACGCCGGGCTGGGCGTCGCCGATAAGGCGGTTTACCCAGGTATTGGTCACCTTCAACTGTATGGTGTTGGTCCCTTGCTTCAATGCATCCGTGACATCGATCCGGAAGGGCTTTTTCCAGACAATACCCGAATTTTTACCATTAACTATTACCTCGGCCAGATTTTTTACATCTCCCAGGTCGAGCCAGTACCGGGCATTTTTGTCAATCGAAGGGACGGTCAATGTGTTTTCATAGGTAGCGGTGCCTGAAAAGTACTTGACGCCCGGATCGGCGTTTTCGGAAAGCGGAGCCAATGCATTCAGCTGCGTTTGCGCAGGAGCGCCGAGCCCCGGCGGAAAGCGCACCGTCCACGCACCGGTGACGCCGGCAACTTCCGATTCTTTCAAGGCCGGCTCCTGGTGGGTATTGGTGGCCGCTTTTCCGCTGAATACAATGAAATAGGCCTGCCAGGAGTCGAATTTGAGCGGAATGGTGGTGCGCCCGTCGGCGATGCGGTAGGAAACTTTGCTGGTTTTACCTGTTTCAGGGTTCCAGAGCGTCGGGACTTTGCCGGTTACCCTGAAACTGATCTCCGCCTCATTGGAGTCGTTGCTGCGGCTGTCGAGCCAGTAAATGTCGGCATCGGCGGTGCGGCGGTGCACATAGAGTATCCTGGCCTTTTCACCGGTGATCGCCACGTCTTTGGGAACAATGCCGGCCAGAACGGTTTCCAGAGGTTGTGTAGATACATTGGGACTTCTCCATATTTTATTTACCAACACATCAAATGCGGCAGCATCGTCGCTCAGGCTTGGGGAGCGCTCGGGCTTTACACCGGCCACTTTCATGCCGGCCGCCACCAGTTCCCCGATCTTTTGAAGGACCGGTATAGTCATCGTCCGGGCCGTGGAATCGAGTACCAGCAACCGGTATTGCTGGCCGGCCGGCGTCACGATCAGCCCTTTTTCTACTTTCAGCATATTTTTAACGACACTCGCATTGGCAAAATCGAATGCATAGCCAGCAGGAATCGCCGGTAATTTCTGGGTCGAAATCTGCGTGATATTGGAGTTTTCACCATAATAATAGAGCACATCCACCACAGGCTTGCCCTGTTGCAACATAAAACAGCTTCTGCTCAGATAACCCGTCCATGCCTTTGCCTGCTCGGCCCAGGTTTCCTGGCGGGTGAAATACTGGCCGAATGGCCCCAGCGAAAAGCCCGGTTTCTTATCGTCCAGCGGCTGGTGTACCGAGGTGTGCACTACGAATCGGTTCAAGCCCGACGCCATTTCAAGGTCGGCGGTGCGTTTCAGTTTTTCGGGATACCACATGAAAGCATTGCCTACGGAGGTCATCGATTCGGCGGCCACGATATTCTGCCCGTAAATGTGCGCTACCGAGGCCGATTCCCGGATGTCTGCTTCGCTGCGGACTTCCTCGTCCGTGCCTCCCGCCAAGCTGCCGGGTGTCCACATGGCCGCCATCGGAATGTCGGCCTTGCGTTTTACATCCATGCCATCGGCCAGGTAAATGCGCCCGCCCTCGTGCGACTCGGTGTAGCGCTTCATACCCCGCGCTTTCAACGCATCGCCAATCACCTCATAGTGGTTTTCGACAATCAGCTCGCCGATCGTTTTGCGGAAATCCCAGAGGAACCGGTCGCTTTCGTCGGCGCTTTTCACGACCCTGCCGGTCAGCACCGGTATCCAGGGCGTAATGTCGTAGCCGCGGCGCTTTTTGAACTCGTCAGGCATCGCTTTGGTCCAGGTCATGTGACCTGCCTCGTAGCTGTCGAGCACCATGTATTGCAGGCCTTTCGTACCCATCTGACCGCCGGTTGCGTCTTTGTACATATCCAGATAGGTGTTGATATACCTGTTAACAGCCTCCTTATCCAGCTTGTCCACTTCAAGGCCGGTCGCTTCGGGTGATGCCGGGTGGTTCTTGCGGCCTGTCAGCGAATAGCCCAGGCGCACGATCACCCAGTTACCGGCGGGCGGTGTCCAGTCGAGGCTGCCGTCGGTATGCATTCTGGCGGTGAGGTCCACCACGTCGGTAAGCGGGATCGCGTCCGCATGGTTTGGTACAAAAGAGGCGGCGTTTTCCCTCCACGGACTAAAACCGGCCTTTTCCTCGAACTGGTCCATGCGGTCGGTGTTATGGAGGACGATTTCGGCGACCTGGACTCCCTCGGGTTTGGCGGGTTGCGCATTACCGCCAAACATCGCCGCAAAAGGGTTGAAAGGCGGCGGCAGCGTCTTGAATGCGATGCGGTAGAACCTGGCGGTAACCGGGGCGAATGCAAGAGTGTTTTGCGGTACGGTACTACCTTTGATAGGCGCCACGTCCCGGAAATTAACGCCGTCGTCGCTCACTTTCAGCGTCCGGTTGTTCGGGGCGCCATTGAACTCGGCCAATGCACCGCCGGAACTCGCGCCCACGATGGTCAGGGCTTTGAAGGTCTGCGGGCTGTCAAATTCATATTGTATCCACATATCCTGGCCTACTTCCATAGGCGGAAGCAGGCTCGATTTACCCAAATCGCCATCGGTAAGCTCGGCTACCGAAAAGGTACCGCCGCTCGACGTCACTTTTGGGTTCAGCGAAGTCATCAGCTTGTCGGCCGCCGGTAATTTGTAGGCGATCACCGCGGCATCGGCGAAATAGTCGGGCACTTCGCCGGTAGGACCGGTAATGCCACCTTCCGCCGGGAGCGGCACGTCCTGAAATTTGCCGGCGACAGGCCTGGGCTGAGGCAGCTTTCCCTTGAATGCCTGTCCGCCCGTTACGCGGGTTTCCGTCCACACATATTTTTTCATAGCATCGGCGGCCGGTACCCAGGGCCCGCCCGTCACGCTCCATCCCGGCGAACCGGCGATCGCCATTTCCAGCCCGAGTTTCACCGCCAGATCGGTGGTATGTTTGAACGCGTCCTTCCATTCCGGCGTCATGAACACCAGCTTTTTAGGGGTCACATTGGGCGTAAAAAGACTGGCATCGAAATTCTGGAACCCGCCGATGCCGGCCCGCTTCATCCATTCGAGGTCTTTGGTGATGCCTTCTCTGGTAATATTCCCGTTCATCCAATGCCACCATACGCGTGGTTTGGCGGCGTCGGGCGGGGTTTGGAACCCTTGTTGCAAGGTGGTGTTTTGCCCGAATGCGAGCGCGGGAAGCACCCAGGCGAGGAGCACGAGTTTTTTCATAGTAAATGGCTGATTTGCTGCGGGGAAACAGGCGTTTCCGGATGGTGAAGCGGCATTCTTGCGATATCTACTCGTGTAATTTAAACGGGAAATTTTTAGATACTGCCGATAGCGGCGAGGCTAGTCCCTGTCTGGAAGCAAAACAGGACGCTTCCCGCGGAAGCGTCCTGTTTTCATTACCTTGCTTTTGCTGCGCTGCTCAGAATGAGTAGCGCAAAGTAACGCCATAAGTGCGCTGATCGCCCACTACGCCCGCGTATTGCCCGTAGCTGCCGGGAGCGGCGAGCAGCATTTCGTAATAATCTTTGTTGAACAGGTTTCTCGCCCAAACGAAGAAAGAAATGCCGTTGGAGGCGCGGAACCCAAGGCGGCCGTTGGTAAGCGAGTAGCCGTCTACGTTCAGATATTTCGAGGGTGAAGGGCTCGATGAGAAGCCCGTGCGCGCAAACACATCCAGACCGAGGAAGTAATTGCCCTTTAAGCCCAGAAAGGTTCCTTTTACCGTCCCTTCACCACCTACCGAGCCCGACCATTTCGAAATACCGGGCAGTTCCCCGCCGGAAATATCCTTGAATGCCTGTTCGCCGCCTACTTCTTCCAGCGGCACGGGGGCGTTGGTGAAACGTACATATTTTCCGTCGGTATAAGCCACGGCCGCATTGAACGACAGGTTGCTGAAACGGATATTACCATCCACTTCCACGCCTTGCACGCGTACTTTCTCGGCATTCGCCAGGTAACCGCGGTTTACGCCGGGCTCGGGAGTTTGTACCTGGGTCTGGAAATCCTTGATATCGGAACGGTAGAGTGTTACGTTAAGCACGGAATTGGCCGTGGGTTTGGTTTTAATGCCGAGTTCTTTATGGTCTACATATTCGGGCTTCACATTTGCGAGGTCCAGTAGCACGGCGCCGTTGGCCGTTGGCAACCCGCCCACATTCACGCCAATCGGCTTGTAACCGATCGAGTAGGTCGCGTATGCATTTATTTTGTTGCTTGCCTTGTATTGAAGCGACAACTGCCCGGAGAAGTTACCCTCGTCGTAATTGGTGTCGAACGCCTGGTCGGTATAAACGAGCCTTTTCAGCGCCAGTAATGCAGGGTCGGTTGTCTGCAGGCCGCCGTATGTCTCTCTTTTGTAGTTTACAACCTTTTTATCCCAGTTGTAGCGGGCACCGGGCAACAAATGCAGCTTGTCGGTGATTGCCCAGTCGGCCTGCGCAAAAACGGCCAGACTGGTGCTCTTGATGCGGTTGGTAGTGCGGATACCGAAGTTGTCGAACAGGCCCGGTGTTTTCCAGAGCTCGCTGGTAGTGCTCTGGGCAAACCGCCATTGTGCCGAGCCGGCCTCTTCCGTTTGTACGGGATCCGATTTTAAATCCTGCCAAAGACCGAAGAGACCGATCACACCGCTAAGCTTCGGTGAAATTTTACCCGAGTAACGGATTTCCTGCGACCATTGGTCGTGGACCGAGTTACCCGAGGAGATCGTAAACACAGGCAGGCCGAGGTAATCGCGGTCGTTGAGCGGGACCCATTTCCAGAAACGCCATGCTGATGTAGCGGTAAGTGTTCCATTTCCGATCTTGATATCGGCATTTGCCGAAACGCCGCCAAGGCGGTTATCCGCTTTTGAAGGCGTGTCGAGGTCCAATTTACGCTCGAATGCGCTTGTGTAGGGCAGCTGATAACCGAGGTCTTTGATAATGGCGTCGAACTGGCGGTAAGCGGCGCGTTTGGTAGGCACCACGCCCGCTACCGGCCAGCCGTAGCCGTTTGGCTTCTGGTCGGAAACGTCGCCGATGACCGTGATATTCACTTTGCTGCTCGGCGAGTACAGGATTTG harbors:
- a CDS encoding glycoside hydrolase family 43 protein, producing the protein MKFPGISLLIFLFTTSIMAQRPAPAPVVTYRNPVIAGDFADPSVIRVGDTYFAAGTSSEWGPAYPIYSSKDLVNWKYVGPVFTELPKWTMGSYWAPELFFRNGTFYVYYTARRKSDRQSMIGVATTKDITKGFKDHGVIVEWTKEAIDAFVVEDKGKLFITWKAYGLDKNRGIELLGAELSPDGLKVTGKEFSLLKADPTGWEAGGAEGQAIFKRGDFWYMLYSGNACCGDRCDYQVGLARAEKLQGPWVRYLGNPVLFGDETWKCPGHGTVVVTPDRRYFYLHHAYNGTDFTFAGRQGVLSELVWDETTKWPAFRYGKTPPAQAESPAGAGTSGRDMLSFSVNYDRDTLSLPWVFDAGLPKPKFSLKHTSLEIECENAARTGNFLGHTVKKGNYTFATELVAKDDVFQNIVLYGDAQNAVGYGVGQNRVELWQVKDGVYETLKTQEIPDKYKHIRLELQSRFGRFYTFSWAVKGQKIDSLTSSVQMEAPWLPRWDRAPRVGINVTGPPSGTSEIKAIEMKYD
- a CDS encoding TonB-dependent receptor, with the protein product MNTFFKALFSSAILLISLIAHAQNPPIVNATVSGTVLDAATDAPLVGATVTIKGTTNGAATDANGQFQLVTGQKLPFTLVVSFLGYIKKETVIEGSGVTIKLDPSADNLEDVIISSRRRQESAQEVPIPISVIRGSAAEDAGAFNVNRLKELVPTVQLYVSNARNTTLNIRGLGSTYGLTNDGIDPGVGFYVDGVYYARPAATALDFIDIERIEVLRGPQGTLFGKNTTAGAFNITTRAASFDPGGSFELSYGNFGFVQAKGSITGPISKKLAARLSFTGTQRNGLFYNVHTQQPINDINNIGVRGQILYSPSSKVNITVIGDVSDQKPNGYGWPVAGVVPTKRAAYRQFDAIIKDLGYQLPYTSAFERKLDLDTPSKADNRLGGVSANADIKIGNGTLTATSAWRFWKWVPLNDRDYLGLPVFTISSGNSVHDQWSQEIRYSGKISPKLSGVIGLFGLWQDLKSDPVQTEEAGSAQWRFAQSTTSELWKTPGLFDNFGIRTTNRIKSTSLAVFAQADWAITDKLHLLPGARYNWDKKVVNYKRETYGGLQTTDPALLALKRLVYTDQAFDTNYDEGNFSGQLSLQYKASNKINAYATYSIGYKPIGVNVGGLPTANGAVLLDLANVKPEYVDHKELGIKTKPTANSVLNVTLYRSDIKDFQTQVQTPEPGVNRGYLANAEKVRVQGVEVDGNIRFSNLSFNAAVAYTDGKYVRFTNAPVPLEEVGGEQAFKDISGGELPGISKWSGSVGGEGTVKGTFLGLKGNYFLGLDVFARTGFSSSPSPSKYLNVDGYSLTNGRLGFRASNGISFFVWARNLFNKDYYEMLLAAPGSYGQYAGVVGDQRTYGVTLRYSF
- a CDS encoding sugar phosphate isomerase/epimerase family protein, which translates into the protein MNRSSSLSRRDFLAAASAGIALPLIQPLNALAKAEPLFSFSTLACPKWDWATIVRHAAGNGYHGIEIRGVLDCMDLPKCSDFDSPQSIGRSRKMAEDKGLRIVDLGSSAALHMADPAVRAKNLDEARRFIDLAQQLNCPYVRVFPNDLPKDQEVDKTVELISTGLLELGDYAKNTSVTVLLESHGDVTGKDILAAIMGKAEHRHVGLIWDIFNMWSVTKEPPKEVYARLKKYIRHTHIKDGLLKDGKIAYVQVGKGEGPLREAIDALVKDNYKGYYSFEWEKRWHPEIEDPEIVIPAYPRLMRQYF
- a CDS encoding endonuclease/exonuclease/phosphatase family protein; the encoded protein is MDYLKTFLEITGCLVVLMSLIPLIRNDYWTFRVFEYPRLQKLVLSVAVAGMYLSLFFSTEVRTLLFSGAFVLNSIYLCYLIYPFTPVARKVILPAEMHLPENRISILSSNVLQDNKNTAGCLNLIRKYDPDIVLLLETDGFWYESTLVLRDSYPYQMTVPLENTYGMLLYSRLVLSETEVRYLVDEEIPSIKTLVTLPSGQKVQLFCVHPTPPVPGENLYSTERDKELLLIAKEVKANRWPCIVVGDLNDVAWSYTTDLFTKISGLLDPRIGRGFYNTFHAGIPVLRFPLDHVFCSTDFKLVGLARLENFSSDHFPILLSLQYEPTAASRQQEPEAEPEDIEVANEKISKEVPE
- a CDS encoding glycosyl hydrolase produces the protein MKKLVLLAWVLPALAFGQNTTLQQGFQTPPDAAKPRVWWHWMNGNITREGITKDLEWMKRAGIGGFQNFDASLFTPNVTPKKLVFMTPEWKDAFKHTTDLAVKLGLEMAIAGSPGWSVTGGPWVPAADAMKKYVWTETRVTGGQAFKGKLPQPRPVAGKFQDVPLPAEGGITGPTGEVPDYFADAAVIAYKLPAADKLMTSLNPKVTSSGGTFSVAELTDGDLGKSSLLPPMEVGQDMWIQYEFDSPQTFKALTIVGASSGGALAEFNGAPNNRTLKVSDDGVNFRDVAPIKGSTVPQNTLAFAPVTARFYRIAFKTLPPPFNPFAAMFGGNAQPAKPEGVQVAEIVLHNTDRMDQFEEKAGFSPWRENAASFVPNHADAIPLTDVVDLTARMHTDGSLDWTPPAGNWVIVRLGYSLTGRKNHPASPEATGLEVDKLDKEAVNRYINTYLDMYKDATGGQMGTKGLQYMVLDSYEAGHMTWTKAMPDEFKKRRGYDITPWIPVLTGRVVKSADESDRFLWDFRKTIGELIVENHYEVIGDALKARGMKRYTESHEGGRIYLADGMDVKRKADIPMAAMWTPGSLAGGTDEEVRSEADIRESASVAHIYGQNIVAAESMTSVGNAFMWYPEKLKRTADLEMASGLNRFVVHTSVHQPLDDKKPGFSLGPFGQYFTRQETWAEQAKAWTGYLSRSCFMLQQGKPVVDVLYYYGENSNITQISTQKLPAIPAGYAFDFANASVVKNMLKVEKGLIVTPAGQQYRLLVLDSTARTMTIPVLQKIGELVAAGMKVAGVKPERSPSLSDDAAAFDVLVNKIWRSPNVSTQPLETVLAGIVPKDVAITGEKARILYVHRRTADADIYWLDSRSNDSNEAEISFRVTGKVPTLWNPETGKTSKVSYRIADGRTTIPLKFDSWQAYFIVFSGKAATNTHQEPALKESEVAGVTGAWTVRFPPGLGAPAQTQLNALAPLSENADPGVKYFSGTATYENTLTVPSIDKNARYWLDLGDVKNLAEVIVNGKNSGIVWKKPFRIDVTDALKQGTNTIQLKVTNTWVNRLIGDAQPGVTNKITYTTMPFYKADSPLQPSGLLGPVKLAAVVTAR